The following coding sequences lie in one Fusarium poae strain DAOMC 252244 chromosome 1, whole genome shotgun sequence genomic window:
- a CDS encoding hypothetical protein (BUSCO:35103at5125) has translation MKGGIAAAAVAAMATGAQAAYPHHRRAHEMFRRGGEVCVPSCTTIWTTYYGEPTLVPNPPSPPKPTAQAVTTHEAAKPKPTTAYEVPTYEAPEPAAPTTTKVVVPIPTPQEYKCPTPGTYTFPATTMTVTESTTVCVGETTKVPAGTHTMGGVTTIVETATTVTCPYAKETEHDGVVTSVIETTTYVCPSAGTYTIAPITKTCEEETVIVYPVPTSYVPGTYTAPEQVVTVTETDFVYVCPYSQSGVPATTQVPEAPKPQPPKETKPVYEAPKPQPETTQEEKPTAPVYDLPSIIPEVPKPEKPVYSAPETPAYTEPAVEKPSEAPKPKPKPETPKKPSNPGNLKGGNDHYGITYTPYESSTGKCKSGDQVDKDIAALKDAGFQIIRSYSTDCDTLETVAPACKKYGIEMIVGVFVKASGCTYETPEIKEQVDALAKWAQWDQVKLFTVGNEAIMNNFCSPDELAELISVVKEKCSGYTGPYTIAETLNIWQREDVKGAICGVVDVTGANIHPYFNSEVTPESAGEFVQGQLDLLSEICKGNDVINLECGWPSAGECNGSACPGKKEQAEAIKSIRKTCGDKTVFFSYEDDLWKEPGDCNCERSWGCKSSFIGGY, from the exons ATGAAGGGAGGAATTGCTGCCGCTGCCGTTGCGGCCATGGCCACTGGGGCCCAAGCTGCTTACCCTCACCATCGACGTGCTCATGAGATGTTCCGTCGTGGTGGAGAGGTCTGCGTTCCCAGCTGCACCACCATCTGGACCACTTACTATGGCGAGCCTACTC TTGTTCCCAACCCCCCTTCGCCTCCCAAGCCCACTGCGCAAGCCGTCACTACTCATGAGGCTGCTAAGCCCAAGCCCACCACTGCTTATGAGGTTCCAACCTACGAGGCTCCCGAGCCTGCtgctcccaccaccaccaaggtCGTTGTCCCCATCCCGACCCCTCAGGAGTACAAGTGCCCTACTCCCGGCACTTACACCTTCCCTGCCACTACTATGACTGTGACCGAGTCTACCACCGTTTGCGTTGGCGAGACTACCAAGGTTCCTGCTGGAACTCACACCATGGGAGGTGTCACCACCATTGTCGAGACTGCTACCACCGTCACCTGTCCCTACGCCAAGGAGACCGAGCACGACGGCGTCGTTACCAGTGTTATCGAGACTACCACCTACGTCTGCCCCTCTGCTGGCACCTACACCATTGCTCCCATCACCAAGACCTGCGAGGAGGAGACCGTTATCGTCTACCCGGTCCCTACCAGCTACGTCCCTGGAACCTACACTGCTCCCGAGCAGGTCGTCACCGTTACTGAGACCGACTTCGTCTACGTCTGCCCCTACTCTCAGTCCGGTGTTCCTGCCACCACCCAGGTTCCTGAGGCCCCTAAGCCTCAGCCTCCCAAAGAGACCAAGCCAGTCTACGAGGCCCCTAAGCCTCAGCCCGAGACCACTCAGGAGGAGAAGCCCACCGCTCCCGTGTACGATCTTCCCAGCATTATTCCTGAGGTTCCCAAGCCCGAGAAGCCTGTTTACTCTGCCCCGGAGACTCCCGCCTACACCGAGCCCGCTGTCGAGAAGCCGTCCGAGGCCCCTAAGCCCAAGCCTAAGCCCGAGACCCCCAAGAAGCCCTCCAACCCTGGTAACCTGAAGGGTGGAAACGATCACTACGGTATCACCTACACTCCTTACGAGTCTTCCACCGGCAAGTGCAAGTCTGGCGACCAGGTTGACAAGGATATTGCTGCCCTCAAGGATGCTGGTTTCCAGATCATCCGCTCCTACTCTACCGACTGTGACACTCTCGAGACCGTTGCCCCTGCTTGCAAGAAGTACGGCATTGAGATGATCGTCGGCGTCTTTGTCAAGGCCTCTGGCTGCACTTACGAGACCCCCGAGATCAAGGAGCAGGTAGACGCTCTCGCCAAGTGGGCTCAGTGGGATCAGGTCAAGCTCTTCACCGTTGGTAACGAGGCTATCATGAACAACTTCTGCTCTCCTGATGAGCTCGCCGAGCTGATCTCTGTCGTCAAGGAGAAGTGTTCCGGTTACACTGGTCCTTACACCATCGCTGAGACCCTCAACATCTGGCAGCGAGAGGACGTCAAGGGAGCCATTTGCGGCGTTGTCGATGTCACCGGTGCTAACATCCACCCCTACTTCAACTCTGAGGTTACTCCCGAGAGCGCTGGTGAGTTTGTCCAGGGTCAGCTTGACCTCCTCAGCGAAATCTGCAAGGGTAACGATGTCATCAACCTGGAGTGCGGCTGGCCTTCTGCTGGCGAGTGCAACGGCTCTGCTTGCCCCGGTAAGAAGGAACAGGCCGAGGCTATCAAGTCCATCCGCAAGACCTGTGGTGACAAGACTGTTTTCTTCTCCTATGAGGACGATCTCTGGAAGGAGCCCGGTGACTGCAACTGTGAGCGAAGCTGGGGTTGCAAGTCTTCCTTCATTGGCGGTTACTAA
- a CDS encoding hypothetical protein (BUSCO:5856at5125) → MLRSSSRSYVCWKCVSHSRNGLRSSLPSSVQSLNRRHQHSTVSPDAGHRQSAYGQSHIPTSLPQPSASIDKRPIRERLREWTVTNDPEREVTHIIPDISFWSHVTNSVTRPQSTGSSELDNFKAESVGMVDGVEAIAADEAEVSIVGHKSQTPGDLVEMKQPGSRTPLFGIYLGYFGNRHHFYTNSGRWVISLGFAAIFSVSNFVPVSHLKPVLDLIPTNATADQYEELRNQEKGPGRDVGAHLIAKMKEFILEADRAYQTSLNSLDRARSLVSDGKRTKYLSLFEMADLLLPQSLKQGKHFPPPALYAVHTALLRNDFIFRPVSPSPDCHRKDHLFEIFPYQDFMMINRVALMVREYIHLMGRTGGKMSTEELAGTAFGTFILRAREIVLANREKRAWTAHGILAPTSGVTIRTTDWSRKHAEFIRFLEWWASYHLFEDSSHFHADGSLLLRALDLYEGVRLDQSCAWTFLQELGIISPWEIPSRYKVRFPEVKIQSGGGLIRETPTSLEDSIRPDIAEGARREWTDDTIFCIDAPSTILIDDGISLERTEKPDEYWLHIHTADPASGIKPNSELGQFLELIPENIYLPGHFQAMLPQEIGIDNSGDYKSESLVDQYSLAKGRPALTFSAKVNENGDLLDYKIEPGIVHNVKYLDPEDVSQFCNDPPPPVTSDQTLVVGQLPDKADDRPNRPMLSAKDLDDKSKEDLLTLHRLAGAIREKRLQKGAWPIFIGGTSVTVKIGDVPLEHEEDTVVLPADPYIKVSHDTFNGASVVGNTMVLAGEIAARWCSDRKIPVPYRRDAHSKKNMSRLLDYATKELYPLVYKGISPSAGQRQELSRMTGGVELSTEPGPYFMLGLDMYTKATSPLRRFSDLIVHWQIHAALAHEREIKRSIDAEVDDLNDILPFTNETLPNTLSLLRMREKMARTVSRGTKEWMLMALVRAWKFEKTAPKQLGFTVDARWKQGASGRIDLFDLPANLTIDGIDGLVLVKNIKVGDKFDVELADVNVHSRQIFVKALKHYPNPNPNPNPESQPALSPDSPDPTPAS, encoded by the exons atGTTGAGATCGTCAAGCCGATCCTATGTTTGCTGGAAGTGTGTTTCGCACAGCCGCAACGGCTTGCGATCCTCGCTTCCATCGTCTGTGCAATCTCTGAACAGAAGACATCAA CACTCTACTGTTTCTCCTGATGCGGGACATCGTCAAAGTGCATATGGACAATCACACATTCCTACTTCTCTGCCTCAACCTTCGGCCTCTATAGACAAGAGGCCGATCCGAGAAAGATTACGAGAATGGACTGTCACCAATGATCCTGAGAGAGAGGTAACTCATATTATTCCAGATATTTCATTCTGGTCACACGTAACCAACAGTGTCACTCGCCCTCAATCTACTGGCTCCTCTGAGTTGGACAACTTCAAGGCTGAATCAGTAGGCATGGTCGATGGCGTCGAGGCTATCGCCGCGGATGAAGCTGAAGTTTCCATTGTTGGACACAAGAGCCAGACACCCGGTGATCTTGTTGAAATGAAACAACCCGGCTCTCGAACACCTCTGTTCGGTATTTACTTGGGGTACTTCGGCAACAGGCACCATTTCTACACGAATTCTGGCCGATGGGTCATCAGCTTGGGCTTCGCTGCCATATTTTCGGTTTCCAATTTTGTCCCCGTCAGCCATCTAAAACCGGTTCTAGACTTGATCCCCACGAATGCCACTGCGGACCAGTACGAAGAATTGCGCAATCAAGAAAAAGGTCCTGGCCGAGATGTTGGCGCTCATCTGATTGCAAAAATGAAGGAGTTCATCTTGGAGGCAGACCGGGCCTACCAAACAAGTCTCAACAGTCTGGACAGGGCCAGATCTCTAGTCTCGGATGGGAAGAGAACCAAGTATCTCAGCTTGTTTGAGATGGCCGACTTGCTGCTCCCTCAAAGTCTCAAGCAGGGCAAACATTTCCCCCCTCCTGCGTTGTACGCTGTCCATACAGCTCTATTGCGTAACGATTTTATCTTCCGGCCAGTAAGCCCATCGCCCGACTGTCATAGGAAAGATCACCTTTTCGAAATCTTTCCGTATCAGGACTTCATGATGATCAACCGTGTGGCCCTCATGGTCCGAGAATACATTCACCTAATGGGAAGGACGGGGGGCAAAATGTCAACAGAAGAGCTGGCCGGCACGGCTTTTGGTACGTTTATTCTGAGAGCACGGGAAATTGTCCTTGCCAATCGAGAAAAGCGCGCGTGGACAGCGCACGGAATCCTTGCTCCCACTTCAGGGGTTACTATCCGAACTACAGACTGGTCAAGGAAGCACGCCGAGTTTATTCGTTTTCTAGAATGGTGGGCTAGCTATCATCTGTTTGAGGACTCTTCGCACTTTCACGCTGATGGCTCTCTTCTGCTTCGGGCCCTAGACCTGTACGAAGGTGTCAGGCTTGATCAGAGTTGCGCCTGGACATTCCTACAGGAACTGGGTATAATCTCCCCATGGGAGATTCCCTCTCGATACAAAGTCCGTTTTCCAGAAGTCAAGATTCAGAGTGGAGGTGGCCTCATCCGAGAAACGCCAACCAGTCTCGAAGATTCAATTCGACCGGATATTGCGGAGGGCGCAAGAAGAGAGTGGACTGATGACACGATTTTCTGTATTGATGCTCCTTCGACAATTCTTATCGACGATGGTATCTCTTTAGAACGCACCGAGAAGCCTGACGAGTACTGGCTTCACATTCATACAGCCGACCCAGCATCAGGAATCAAACCAAATTCCGAATTGGGCCAGTTCTTGGAGCTGATCCCCGAGAACATATATCTTCCTGGTCATTTCCAAGCTATGCTTCCCCAAGAGATCGGCATCGATAATTCAGGAGACTACAAGTCTGAGAGTTTGGTCGATCAGTATTCTCTAGCCAAAGGCAGGCCTGCTCTCACTTTCAGCGCAAAGGTAAACGAGAACGGAGATTTGCTTGATTACAAGATCGAGCCAGGCATCGTCCACAACGTCAAATACTTGGATCCAGAGGATGTCAGCCAATTTTGCAACGATCCTCCACCGCCTGTCACGTCTGATCAAACTCTTGTTGTTGGTCAGCTCCCTGACAAAGCAGATGATCGACCAAATCGTCCCATGCTATCGGCCAAGGACTTAGACGATAAAAGCAAGGAAGATCTCCTCACATTGCATCGTCTTGCTGGGGCCATCAGAGAGAAACGTCTCCAGAAAGGAGCATGGCCAATTTTTATAGGGGGCACTTCCGTCACCGTCAAAATCGGAGATGTGCCCCTGGAGCATGAGGAAGACACCGTAGTCTTGCCAGCCGACCCTTACATCAAGGTTAGCCACGACACGTTCAACGGTGCGTCTGTGGTAGGAAACACCATGGTACTCGCCGGTGAGATTGCTGCTCGATGGTGCAGCGATCGCAAAATTCCAGTTCCTTACCGACGAGACGCTCATTCAAAGAAAAACATGTCCAGACTACTTGATTATGCCACTAAGGAGCTGTATCCTCTTGTGTACAAGGGCATCTCACCATCGGCCGGGCAGCGTCAGGAACTATCTCGCATGACTGGCGGTGTTGAACTGTCTACAGAGCCAGGCCCATACTTCATGCTCGGCTTGGACATGTACACCAAGGCGACTTCCCCTCTACGCCGCTTCTCTGATCTCATTGTTCATTGGCAAATTCACGCAGCATTAGCACACGAACGCGAAATAAAGCGCAGTATAGACGCTGAGGTTGATGACCTCAATGATATCCTGCCCTTCACCAACGAGACACTCCCCAACACACTGTCTCTGCTACGTATGAGGGAAAAGATGGCCCGGACCGTATCTCGCGGTACCAAGGAGTGGATGCTGATGGCTCTTGTGCGTGCTTGGAAGTTTGAGAAGACAGCACCGAAGCAGCTAGGTTTCACAGTCGATGCCCGCTGGAAACAAGGTGCGTCTGGCAGAATCGATCTGTTCGACCTACCGGCCAACCTCACCATTGATGGCATCGATGGTCTCGTGCtcgtcaagaacatcaaagTGGGAGACAAGTTCGATGTTGAGCTGGCTGATGTCAATGTTCACTCTCGGCAGATCTTCGTCAAAGCGCTTAAGCACTATCCTAATCCCAATCCCAATCCCAATCCCGAAAGCCAGCCGGCACTGTCCCCGGATTCCCCGGACCCAACCCCGGCCTCGTGA
- the THS1 gene encoding threonyl-tRNA synthetase, producing the protein MSSDQADAAKAAEGATEKSLPSRPAKQPKDKQPKDKSVKGGKSSGLEMAEPPQFIQHRLDIFDKIKARQDAEIAAKPREDIIISLPNGKEEKGTSWETTPGAIARNISKSLFERTVISRVDGELWDLTRPLEKSCKVEFLDFDHTEGKKVFWHSSAHILGEAAERRFGCYLCNGPPTEDPPGFYYDMANMGEQSVTEEDKKALEQLSNSIVKQKQPFERLEMTKEELLEMFEYSEYKKYFIQQRVPDGTKSTVYRCGPLIDLCRGPHVPTTGNIKAFSVLKNSAAYWLGDSKNESVQRIAGVSFPDKKALEEYKHFLAEAAKRNHRKIGQDQKLFFFDEASPGSAFFLPHGVRIYNALMDLIKGEYQKRDFEEVMSPNMYKADLWVTSGHWNHYEDGMFTFEVEKEKFGLKPMNCPGHCKIFAHSDVTYKDLPWRMADFGTLHRNEFSGALSGLTRVRRFQQDDAHIFCTVDQIREEIESAFDFLSSVYGIFGFTFKLKLSTRPEKYVGDIATWDAAEKKLEEALESFAEKTGAKWEFNPGDGAFYGPKIDIALFDALKREHQCGTMQLDFNLPRRFKLRYVANKGETGVSDGSNPEEELPAGYARPVMIHRAVLGSFERMFGILTEHFGGKWPFWLSPRQVLVVPVMPAANDYAQEVRKIFKAKGLYSDVDLSSNTFQKKIRTGQLEQYNFIFVVGAEEKASRTLNIRNRDDQSTQAKGELVAIDEALEKLVQLKDTRGLVNKL; encoded by the exons ATGTCGTCCGATCAAGCTGATGCCGCCAAGGCGGCCGAAGGTGCTACTGAGAAGAGCCTTCCTTCTCGCCCTGCTAAGCAGCCCAAGGACAAGCAGCCCAAGGACAAGTCTGTCAAGGGTGGAAAGTCTTCGGGCCTCGAG ATGGCTGAGCCTCCGCAATTCATTCAGCACCGCCTTGATATttttgacaagatcaaggcGCGCCAGGACGCCGAAATCGCTG CAAAGCCCCGCGAGGACATCATCATATCACTCCCCAATGGAAAGGAGGAAAAGGGTACTTCATGGGAGACCACTCCCGGCGCCATTGCCAGGAACATCTCCAAGTCGCTTTTCGAGCGCACTGTCATCTCCAGAGTTGATGGTGAGCTGTGGGATCTGACTCGACCTCTCGAGAAGAGCTGCAAGGTTGAGTTTCTCGATTTCGACCACACCGAAGGAAAGAAAGTGTTCTGGCACTCTTCTGCCCATATCCTTGGAGAGGCCGCCGAGCGACGTTTCGGATGCTACCTCTGCAACGGTCCCCCCACTGAGGATCCTCCTGGATTCTACTATGACATGGCCAACATGGGAGA GCAATCTGTTACTgaggaggacaagaaggCTCTCGAGCAACTATCCAACAGCATCGTCAAGCAGAAGCAGCCCTTTGAGCGTCTCGAGATGACCAAGGAAGAGCTTCTTGAGATGTTCGAGTACAGCGAGTACAAGAAGTACTTCATCCAACAGCGAGTCCCCGATGGCACCAAAAGTACTGTCTACCGATGTGGTCCCCTCATCGATCTGTGCAGAGGTCCCCACGTCCCCACCACCGGTAACATCAAGGCCTTTTCCGTTCTCAAG AACTCGGCAGCATACTGGCTTGGTGACAGCAAGAACGAGTCTGTGCAACGTATTGCTGGTGTCTCATTCCCCGACAAAAAGGCTCTCGAGGAGTACAAACACTTCCTCGCCGAGGCCGCCAAGCGCAACCACCGAAAGATTGGTCAAGACCAGAAGCTTTTCTTCTTCGATGAGGCATCTCCTGGATCTGCCTTCTTCCTTCCCCACGGCGTTCGCATTTATAATGCCTTGATGGACTTGATCAAGGGCGAATACCAAAAGCGAGATTTCGAAGAAGTGATGTCCCCCAACATGTACAAGGCTGATCTCTGGGTGACCTCAGGGCACTGGAACCACTACGAGGACGGCATGTTTACCTTCGAggttgagaaagaaaagttTGGTTTAAAACCCATGAACTGTCCTGGACACTGCAAGATCTTCGCCCACTCAGATGTCACATACAAGGATCTACCCTGGAGGATGGCTGATTTCGGTACCTTGCACCGAAACGAGTTCTCTGGTGCTCTGTCTGGTCTGACCCGAGTCCGTCGTTTCCAACAGGACGATGCTCACATTTTCTGTACTGTGGACCAG ATCCGAGAGGAAATCGAGTCTGCTTTCGACTTCTTGAGCAGCGTTTATGGAATTTTCGGCTTCACattcaagctcaagctttCCACTCGACCCGAAAAGTACGTTGGTGATATTGCCACCTGGGATGCGGCCGAGAAGAAACTCGAGGAGGCACTCGAGTCCTTTGCTGAGAAGACCGGCGCTAAGTGGGAATTCAACCCCGGTGATGGCGCTTTCTACGGCCCTAAGATTGATATCGCTTTGTTCGATGCCTTGAAGCGTGAGCACCAGTGCGGTACCATGCAACTTGACTTCAACCTGCCTCGACGATTCAAGCTGAGATACGTCGCCAACAAGGGAGAGACTGGTGTTTCCGATGGAAGTAACCCCGAGGAAGAGCTACCTGCTGGATACGCTCGTCCTGTTATGATTCACCGAGCCGTGCTGGGCAGTTTCGAGCGCATGTTTGGTATTCTCACTGAGCACTTTGGTGGAAAGTGGCCTTTCTGGCTCAGCCCCCGACAGGTCTTGGTTGTGCCTGTTATGCCTGCTGCCAACGATTACGCCCAGGAGGTCCGGAAGATtttcaaggccaagggatTGTACAGTGACGTCGATTTAAGCAGCAACACATTCCAGAAGAAGATCCGTACAGGACAATTGGAACAGTACAACTTCATTTTCG TCGTTGGTGCTGAGGAGAAGGCGTCGCGCACCCTAAACATCCGCAACCGAGACGATCAAAGCACTCAAGCCAAGGGCGAATTAGTTGCCATTGATGAGGCTCTTGAGAAGTTGGTGCAGCTCAAGGATACTCGGGGTCTTGTGAACAAGCTGTAA
- a CDS encoding hypothetical protein (TransMembrane:1 (n14-22c30/31o46-65i)~BUSCO:60247at5125) has protein sequence MSLASRIFSPSSRALASRTFSTSARRMADASPLPARKPLGAFRGGLFGFLLGSFLSGSAAYSYLLKEYKTANDLLTEDIYTLQASITRLSNHVQALETRTQGKK, from the exons ATGTCTCTGGCCTCAAGAATCTTCTCTCCCAGCAGCCGCGCGCTCGCTAGCCGAACCTTTAGCACCTCTGCCCGACGAATGGCCGATGCCTCGCCTCTTCCTGCTCGGAAACCTTTGGGAGCCTTCCGTGGAGG ACTCTTTGGTTTCCTCCTCGGTAGCTTCCTCTCCGGCAGTGCCGCTTACAGCTATCTTCTCAAGGAATACAAGACTGCCAACGACCTGTTGACTGAGGACATCTAC ACTCTCCAGGCTTCCATCACCCGCCTTAGCAACCACGTTCAGGCTCTCGAGACCAGGACACAGGGAAAGAAATAA
- the CCP1 gene encoding heme peroxidase (TransMembrane:1 (i47-65o)~BUSCO:34792at5125~CAZy:AA2): MASATRQFARAATRATRNGFAIAPRQVIRQQGRRHYSSEPAQKSSSAWIWLTGAAVAGGAGYYFYGNSASSATVKVFNPSKEDYQKVYNEIATRLEEKDDYDDGSYGPVLVRLAWHASGTYDKETGTGGSNGATMRFAPESDHGANAGLAAARNFLQPVKEKFPWITYSDLWILAGVCAIQEMLGPVIPYRPGRSDRDVSGCTPDGRLPDASKRQDHLRGIFGRMGFNDQEIVALSGAHALGRCHTDRSGYSGPWTFSPTVLTNDYFRLLVEEKWQWKKWNGPAQYEDKTTKSLMMLPSDIALIEDKKFKPWVEKYAKDNDAFFKDFSNVVLRLFELGVPFAQGTENQRWTFKPTHQE, from the coding sequence ATGGCTTCTGCTACCCGACAGTTTGCCCGCGCGGCTACTCGCGCCACTCGCAATGGCTTCGCTATTGCTCCCCGACAGGTTATCCGCCAACAGGGTCGTCGCCACTACTCTTCTGAGCCCGCACAGAAGTCCTCTTCGGCCTGGATCTGGTTGACTGGTGCTGCCGTTGCTGGAGGTGCTGGCTACTACTTCTATGGCAACAGTGCTTCTTCCGCCACTGTCAAGGTCTTCAACCCCAGCAAGGAGGATTACCAAAAGGTTTACAACGAGATTGCCACCCGCCtggaggagaaggacgaCTACGACGATGGTAGCTACGGTCCCGTTCTAGTCCGTCTTGCCTGGCACGCCAGCGGCACCTATGACAAGGAGACCGGTACTGGTGGCAGCAATGGAGCTACCATGCGATTCGCTCCTGAGTCTGACCACGGTGCCAATGCCGGTCTGGCCGCTGCCCGTAATTTCCTCCAGCCTGTCAAGGAAAAGTTTCCTTGGATCACCTACTCTGATCTCTGGATCCTTGCCGGCGTTTGTGCCATCCAGGAGATGCTGGGTCCCGTTATCCCTTACCGACCTGGCCGTTCTGACCGCGATGTTTCTGGTTGCACGCCCGATGGCCGTCTTCCTGACGCTTCCAAGCGTCAGGATCATCTCCGAGGTATCTTCGGCCGCATGGGCTTCAACGATCAAGAAATTGTTGCATTGTCTGGTGCCCACGCTCTTGGCCGATGCCACACCGACCGATCCGGCTACAGTGGTCCTTGGACCTTCTCTCCTACTGTCCTGACTAACGACTACTTCCGTCTTCTTGTCGAGGAGAAGTGGCAGTGGAAGAAGTGGAACGGCCCTGCACAGTACGAGGACAAGACCACCAAGTCCCTCATGATGCTTCCCAGCGACATTGCTCTTATTGAGGACAAGAAGTTCAAGCCTTGGGTCGAGAAGTATGCCAAGGACAACGATGCTTTTTTCAAGGACTTTTCTAACGTCGTCCTCCGACTATTCGAGCTCGGCGTTCCTTTTGCCCAGGGCACCGAGAACCAACGATGGACCTTCAAGCCCACCCACCAGGAATAA
- a CDS encoding hypothetical protein (SECRETED:SignalP(1-20)~BUSCO:23496at5125) — MHHKKIACSFMAALAAYASAADSDVSQLTKDTFDEFVKSNDLVLAEFFAPWCGHCKALAPEYEEAATTLKEKNIRLAKIDCTEESDLCKEHGVEGYPTLKVFRGLENVTPYAGQRKAAGITSYMIKQSLPAVSILTKDTLEEFKTADKVVVVAYLNADDKSSNETFSKLAEGLRDTYLFGGVNDAAVAEAEGVKAPALVVYKAFDERKNTFTEKFEEAAISSFISTSATPLIGEVGPETYAGYMSAGIPLAYIFSETEEERKELGEALKPIAEKYKGKINFATIDAKAFGAHAGNLNLKTDKFPSFAIQEVVKNQKFPFDQEKEITHDSIAKFVEEFDAGKIEPSIKSEPIPETQEGPVTVVVAKSYNDIVLDDTKDVLIEFYAPWCGHCKALAPKYDDLASQYAASEFKDKVVIAKVDATLNDVPDEIQGFPTIKLYPAGAKDAPVTYQGSRTIEDLANFVKENGKYNAELSIKEEGTEEAAPAASEEKKDEKADEDVHDEL, encoded by the exons ATGCATCACAAGAAGATCGCTTGCAGCTTCATGGCTGCTTTGGCTGCCTATGCCTCTGCTGCCGACTCAGATGTCAGCCAGCTTACCAAGGACACATTTGACGAGTTCGTCAAGTCCAACGACCTTGTCCTCGCTGAGT TCTTTGCTCCCTGGTGCGGCCACTGCAAGGCTCTCGCCCCCGAGTACGAGGAGGCTGCCACTACcctcaaggagaagaacatcAGACTTGCCAAGATCGATTGCACTGAGGAGTCAGACCTCTGCAAGGAGCACGGCGTCGAGGGTTACCCCACTCTCAAGGTCTTCCGCGGCCTTGAGAACGTCACTCCTTACGCTGGTCAGCGCAAGGCTGCTGG TATCACCTCATACATGATCAAGCAGTCCCTCCCCGCTGTCTCCATCCTCACAAAGGACACCCTCGAGGAGTTCAAGACCGCCGACAAGGTCGTCGTCGTTGCCTACCTCAACGCCGATGACAAGAGCTCCAACGAAACCTTCTCCAAGCTTGCTGAGGGTCTCCGTGACACCTACCTCTTCGGTGGTGTTAACGACGCCGCTGTTGCCGAGGCTGAGGGTGTCAAGGCCCCCGCCCTGGTTGTCTACAAGGCTTTTGATGAGCGCAAGAACACCTTTACCGAGAAGTTCGAGGAGGCGGCTATCTCTTCTTTCATCTCCACTTCCGCCACTCCCCTCATTGGTGAGGTTGGCCCTGAGACCTACGCCGGCTACATGTCCGCTGGCATCCCCCTTGCCTACATCTTCTCTGAGACCGAGGAGGAGCGCAAGGAGCTCGGTGAGGCCCTCAAGCCCATCGCTGAGAAGTACAAGGGCAAGATCAACTTCGCCACCATTGACGCCAAGGCTTTCGGTGCCCACGCCGGTAACCTGAACCTCAAGACTGACAAGttcccctctttcgccatcCAGGAGGTTGTCAAGAACCAGAAGTTCCCCTTCGACCAAGAGAAGGAGATCACCCATGACAGCATCGCCAAGTTCGTCGAGGAGTTCGATGCTGGCAAGATTGAGCCCAGCATCAAGTCCGAGCCCATCCCCGAGACCCAGGAGGGTCCCGTCACAGTTGTTGTCGCCAAGAGCTACAACGACATCGTCCTTGACGATACCAAGGATGTCCTTATTGAGTTTTACGCTCCTTGGTGCGGTCACTGCAAGGCTCTTGCTCCCAAGTACGATGACCTTGCTTCTCAGTACGCTGCATCTGAGTTCAAGGACAAGGTTGTCATCGCCAAGGTTGACGCCACCCTGAACGACGTCCCCGATGAGATTCAGGGTTTCCCTACCATCAAGCTCTACCCCGCTGGTGCCAAGGACGCTCCTGTTACTTACCAGGGCTCACGTACCATTGAGGACCTCGCCAACTTCGTCAAGGAGAACGGCAAGTACAATGCCGAGCTCTCCATCAAGGAGGAGGGTACCGAGGAGGCTGCCCCCGCTGCCagtgaggagaagaaggacgagaAGGCCGACGAGGATGTCCATGATGAGCTGTAA